One genomic window of Solanum dulcamara chromosome 12, daSolDulc1.2, whole genome shotgun sequence includes the following:
- the LOC129876417 gene encoding jasmonate-induced oxygenase 3-like: MYNLMMNRLESWPEPIIRVQELSESGIKEIPERFVKFPSDRPCFMETTSHVNNIPLIDLENIKSSDESVRRETMELISRACREWGFFQVVNHGVSHQLMANARGVWREFFHLPLEEKQKLANSPITYEGYGSRLGVVKGAKLDWCDYFFLHYLPQKLKDENKWPSLPISCRKIIAEYGQEVMKLCERLMKILSINLGLNEDYLHTKFGGDSERGACLRVNFYPKCPQPDLTLGLSPHSDPGGMTLLLPDTDVSGLQVRRGDDWITVKPVPNAFIVNMGDQIQILSNAIYKSIEHRVIVNSAKERISLAFFYNPGGDILIKPADELATKDRVALYLPMTFNEYRAFIRTEGARGKSQVESLKSPR; encoded by the exons ATGTACAACTTAATGATGAATCGGTTAGAAAGCTGGCCAGAGCCAATTATCCGTGTTCAGGAACTGTCCGAAAGTGGCATTAAGGAAATTCCGGAACGCTTCGTGAAATTTCCGTCGGACAGGCCATGTTTCATGGAGACAACGTCTCATGTTAATAATATTCCGTTAATTGACCTTGAAAACATCAAGTCATCCGATGAATCCGTTCGACGTGAAACTATGGAGCTCATTTCCCGGGCTTGTCGCGAATGGGGTTTCTTCCAGGTGGTGAATCACGGCGTTAGCCATCAACTTATGGCTAACGCACGTGGAGTTTGGCGGGAGTTCTTTCATCTCCCGCTGGAGGAGAAGCAGAAGTTGGCGAATTCGCCGATTACTTATGAGGGTTATGGAAGCAGGCTTGGAGTGGTGAAAGGTGCTAAATTGGATTGGTGTGATTATTTCTTCCTTCATTACCTTCCTCAGAAACTCAAGGACGAAAATAAATGGCCTAGTCTTCCTATTTCATGCAG GAAAATCATTGCTGAATATGGACAAGAAGTAATGAAACTATGTGAAAGATTAATGAAGATCTTATCGATAAATCTTGGATTAAATGAAGATTATCTACACACAAAGTTTGGAGGAGACAGTGAAAGAGGTGCATGCTTAAGGGTTAATTTTTACCCAAAATGTCCTCAGCCGGACCTAACACTCGGACTCTCTCCCCACTCTGATCCTGGTGGCATGACCCTTCTCCTCCCCGACACCGACGTCTCTGGCCTCCAAGTCCGTCGTGGTGATGATTGGATAACTGTTAAGCCAGTTCCTAATGCCTTCATCGTCAACATGGGAGATCAAATTCAG ATATTAAGCAATGCAATATACAAGAGCATAGAACATCGTGTAATAGTTAATTCTGCGAAAGAACGTATTTCTTTGGCATTCTTCTACAATCCAGGAGGTGACATCCTCATTAAACCTGCAGATGAACTTGCGACGAAGGATCGGGTGGCGTTATATTTGCCTATGACGTTCAATGAGTACAGAGCTTTCATCAGAACAGAGGGTGCTCGTGGAAAATCTCAAGTTGAATCACTAAAATCGCCAAGATAA